The proteins below are encoded in one region of Ascochyta rabiei chromosome 9, complete sequence:
- a CDS encoding Proteasome activator BLM10, variant 2 — MAVSERISQLMSAPDTGTGADNSRATSPGGDWRSANGTVNGEDSRSRPRTFPYFEYLPYQTEDHSERLESLNICLKHLYIAVSAGDFAPGAVHWTREIRGWLSLKFDLPRSTRVKLVNLYYELALAPGLDYLVAERFASMFMVLTKRKHYLRPGKDLILDWRPLYRELKLFVLPSESGGAHPPNVKRNIRTLTKMCTFAQLYFDPEEIPAMFEELLPFFSTSFSEGAFVVVGLLNLLLPTNAAPEDKPNLLPQEYLPTFFHCWSLVNRSRLFDAHFLDTISRLARDNLTAPHIPFSQYGMFTGEQNSHIFTAILRLLEIPVGQATSPYSSAVDLGAGLAIMLDRDQRKHPSTHHIARFIGMSLSPACVDHPDSVLSKLEGLIQAVETFFHPSNSGSWTRPLAQLVYYLSDFFVLRWNREHSGEMDVPKERQLNDEVKRRFVLCLREVTFMGIFSKSDKAVQYALSTLQSLAYLEPNLILPGALQRIYPAMQGLVEVHRTISSIRALHMLSKIMAKTKGWRCHVTTVLGLALPGIDANDLEKTLHTLQYVQGVCYLVPFHDLTKAKKTSAGADTASEDMGSNTGLAMQWITQQVERLESANGNIEINYNEELSDEDEQMILRSSTTGLNEFLISFLGRVFTLLENLPDASRVRSGSPEEYVVNHLPAAFTPLLAALSPELYDVALDKIANFISNHVIHQARDAIAFICNSLVKIHPEKALKRLLPHLFAGIRTEIEDIGAGSTRTTGAEVLPRDRALVWNLSILSMCVVHVGDAVLEWKDDLFDIAEYMQQKCRGTPTVHVSNFIHHLLLNLTCTYTIDYDIYEQHELAQGITAESWGRQVDVKNLNVKWHSPNPEEVEFAVRLFETHASNSMNALVALISADSPINREGTGKDWSDEVSRNLVLLRLIISGISVLFDVRHDRVSGSIDAEYENDSDPDAMDTEGIDDDAGLGEAEDEEVKPTFQYESGYPLSRDDKNYKLIHDLRHRVGEILHDVHRFLIEKQPDDVPCFNSLYNAYRSWFIDVGIERSAHVLDRISRLLDNDEQPFRFSGLRKQYPRPLLVRRANVYHLQRLRHNANPRPKTELDKQLLLDLAESSISLYTEIRRTAQTANESAVKCVLGARPLVIPSLLDAFVKAVTEHDYPRIKGAMFALLFGSLAKTISRDWRFTPKLIKAFIEVTGADKPSVQKLATNATFQVMDMGKAMERMVILDKDIVQALAYAIDSAEDEVVQQKVVKRRDYIKRKRARIEGKKADLSKELVQIAKTEHWKKVSRTAAIIVNLGMRYDTIASEEMIDLVAKGAIDQHPSLRGLYAGAFIGLFSVIQTRAITGHSYEKYLLGEEDLPDKISVPTRPDDPNWTEDYLESFAHPEAKYYVDFDYPGWLVWNKTMPGFLPNAPQVVYDETENAVRKRIAGHLTRSWFSNYFAFMKQEPRDASADRFRMSSAMLLTHAFDLIFCGLTEATFDDIKDLTEAVYSDGSDKHQHRATSEIMAALLSCAPDLKPEQRTEVWEYVFPIVRGIFKDGLTPENSGYWTTFLHVVLQSKDPRRGWPMVDWLASFRLDMDSNAAFKESSKVHLLTQMISDAGWHFRLEKPILEDFMKHLDHPYKGVREAMGQTIATIYRTRYHESYKDVGTLIKAQKEASSIGIRPYQPTDEFTNTITDVFSRLEVWRHQREPGQQTPSSYTSGGKTVLLWLDSTLSSYECTQLVKFFPDVFMEQLLHMMDIKEDPELQSLAYHVFRHLPNIPQREGEDSDFIAALIRIGKTATSWHQRLRILINVQVIYFRRLFLMSTSQQQELFDCVSSMLSDVQLEVRMGAAATLSGMIRCSPQAFRDKQVETLKKRFTTQLTKNPLPKKKAIPGTPSADQNKLVLTRHAAVLGLGALTQAFPYQSPPPQWLPDVLATLARKASSDPGMVGKSVKSVLADFKKTRQDTWHVDVKVSKALPRFPRNTTNISTGVRPRATRRPRGRAMEELLRLNSVLHATHLDESISIKAGRDEGVNSTTHYGITCSIPAPMDKRANALCR, encoded by the exons ATGGCCGTCAGCGAGCGGATATCCCAGCTCATGAGCGCCCCCGACACCGGCACTGGCGCCGACAACTCGCGAGCAACCTCACCCGGTGGCGACTGGCGCAGTGCCAACGGCACAGTCAACGGCGAAGACAGCAGAAGCCGCCCGCGCACCTTTCCCTACTTCGAGTACCTGCCGTACCAGACCGAGGACCACAGCGAGCGCCTCGAGAGCTTGAACATATGTCTGAAGCACCTCTACATCGCCGTGTCGGCAGGCGACTTCGCCCCCGGTGCTGTGCACTGGACACGCGAGATTCGAGGCTGGCTGTCCCTCAAGTTCGACCTCCCCCGCAGTACGCGGGTGAAGCTTGTAAACCTATACTATGAGCTGGCGCTCGCTCCAGGGCTGGACTATCTGGTAGCAGAGCGCTTTGCGTCCATGTTCATGGTGCTGACCAA GCGAAAACACTACCTGCGCCCCGGCAAGGACCTCATCCTCGATTGGCGACCGCTGTACAGGGAACTGAAGCTGTTCGTGCTGCCCTCGGAGTCTGGTGGCGCGCACCCGCCCAACGTGAAGCGCAACATCCGAACACTGACGAAGATGTGCACCTTCGCCCAGCTATACTTCGATCCGGAAGAGATACCTGCTATGTTCGAGGAGCTGCTGCCCTTCTTCAGCACCTCCTTCAGCGAAGGCGCATTTGTTGTCGTGGGACTGCTGAACTTGCTGCTTCCAACGAATGCCGCTCCAGAGGACAAGCCGAACCTGTTACCGCAGGAATATCTACCGACCTTCTTCCATTGCTGGTCGCTGGTCAACCGGTCGCGACTGTTTGATGCGCACTTCCTCGATACGATATCGCGGCTGGCTAGAGACAACCTGACAGCGCCACACATTCCTTTCTCGCAATACGGCATGTTCACAGGCGAGCAGAACTCGCACATCTTCACTGCGATTCTGCGACTCCTTGAGATTCCTGTTGGACAGGCGACGTCGCCGTACAGCAGTGCAGTCGATCTCGGTGCTGGTTTGGCGATCATGCTTGACCGGGACCAGCGGAAGCACCCTTCGACTCACCACATTGCTCGCTTCATTGGCATGTCGTTGTCACCGGCGTGCGTAGATCACCCAGACTCCGTATTGAGTAAGCTGGAAGGTCTCATTCAGGCTGTTGAGACATTCTTCCATCCGTCGAATTCTGGTAGCTGGACGAGGCCGCTCGCACAGCTGGTGTACTACCTTTCCGACTTTTTCGTGTTGCGCTGGAACCGGGAGCACAGTGGCGAGATGGACGTGCCGAAGGAGCGTCAGCTCAATGATGAAGTCAAGAGGCGCTTTGTGCTCTGTTTGCGGGAGGTAACATTCATGGGAATCTTCAGCAAGAGCGACAAAGCCGTACAATATGCGTTGTCTACCCTCCAGAGTTTGGCGTATCTGGAACCGAACCTCATCCTTCCAGGTGCACTGCAGCGGATCTATCCCGCTATGCAGGGTCTTGTTGAGGTACACCGTACCATCTCCTCCATTCGTGCGTTGCACATGCTTTCCAAGATCATGGCAAAGACAAAAGGTTGGAGGTGTCACGTTACCACAGTACTCGGGCTTGCGCTACCTGGTATCGACGCCAACGATCTGGAGAAGACGTTACATACCCTCCAATACGTGCAAGGCGTGTGTTACCTCGTACCGTTCCACGACCTGACCAAAGCAAAGAAAACTTCCGCTGGCGCAGACACAGCATCAGAGGACATGGGCAGCAATACAGGCTTGGCCATGCAATGGATTACACAACAAGTCGAGCGGTTGGAAAGCGCCAACGGCAATATCGAGATCAATTACAACGAAGAGCTcagcgacgaggacgagcaAATGATTCTGCGGTCCTCCACCACAGGCTTGAATGAGTTCCTCATTTCGTTCCTTGGTCGTGTCTTTACTCTTTTGGAGAATTTGCCAGACGCCTCGAGAGTTCGTAGTGGGTCGCCTGAGGAATACGTGGTGAATCACCTGCCCGCGGCATTCACACCACTACTTGCTGCGCTTTCACCAGAGTTGTACGATGTTGCGCTAGACAAGATTGCCAATTTCATCTCGAACCATGTCATTCATCAGGCGCGAGACGCGATTGCTTTCATCTGCAACAGTCTTGTCAAGATCCACCCTGAGAAAGCATTGAAGCGTCTGCTGCCCCACCTGTTTGCAGGAATCCGCACAGAGATTGAGGACATTGGCGCCGGCTCGACACGAACAACCGGTGCCGAAGTCCTCCCGCGTGACCGTGCTCTTGTCTGGAACCTCAGCATTCTGAGCATGTGCGTTGTACATGTTGGCGACGCTGTACTTGAGTGGAAGGACGACCTCTTCGATATCGCGGAGTACATGCAGCAGAAGTGCAGGGGCACGCCTACGGTGCATGTCTCCAACTTCATCCATCATCTTCTCCTCAATCTCACTTGTACCTACACCATCGACTATGATATCTACGAGCAGCATGAGCTTGCACAAGGTATCACTGCTGAGTCTTGGGGAAGGCAGGTAGACGTCAAGAACTTGAATGTCAAATGGCACTCTCCAAATCCCGAAGAGGTCGAGTTTGCCGTTAGATTGTTCGAAACGCACGCCAGCAATTCTATGAACGCTCTTGTTGCACTTATATCTGCAGACTCGCCGATCAACAGAGAGGGCACTGGCAAAGATTGGTCAGACGAAGTGTCAAGAAACCTCGTCTTGCTGAGGCTGATCATCTCGGGTATCTCAGTGCTTTTCGACGTGCGACATGACCGAGTCAGCGGAAGCATTGATGCCGAATATGAGAACGATTCGGATCCTGACGCCATGGACACTGAGGGTATCGATGACGATGCTGGTCTGGGTGAGGCAGAAGATGAAGAGGTCAAGCCTACGTTCCAGTATGAGTCTGGGTATCCATTGTCTCGAGATGACAAAAACTACAAACTCATCCACGACCTCCGCCATCGCGTTGGCGAGATCTTGCATGACGTTCATCGATTCTTGATCGAGAAGCAGCCCGATGATGTGCCCTGCTTCAACTCTCTCTACAATGCGTACCGGTCGTGGTTCATCGACGTAGGCATTGAGCGTTCTGCACATGTTCTTGACCGCATATCGAGGCTTCTCGATAACGACGAGCAGCCGTTCAGGTTTAGCGGTCTGCGAAAACAGTACCCTCGACCCCTCCTTGTCCGACGCGCCAATGTGTATCATCTGCAGCGCCTCCGCCACAATGCCAACCCTCGACCCAAAACTGAGCTCGACAAGCAGTTGCTACTCGACCTTGCAGAGTCCAGTATCTCTCTTTACACAGAGATTCGCCGCACGGCTCAGACTGCGAACGAATCGGCAGTCAAGTGCGTGTTGGGCGCTCGACCGCTAGTCATCCCATCGCTCCTAGATGCTTTCGTCAAGGCTGTGACAGAGCATGACTACCCTCGTATTAAGGGTGCGATGTTTGCTCTTCTCTTCGGGAGCTTGGCAAAGACCATTAGTCGCGACTGGAGGTTTACTCCAAAGTTGATCAAGGCGTTCATCGAAGTGACTGGTGCCGACAAGCCATCGGTCCAGAAGCTCGCTACAAACGCCACGTTCCAGGTCATGGACATGGGCAAAGCAATGGAGCGCATGGTCATCCTCGACAAGGACATTGTTCAGGCACTCGCCTATGCCATCGACTCCGCCGAAGACGAGGTCGTGCAGCAGAAGGTCGTGAAGCGACGCGACTACATCAAGCGGAAGCGTGCTCGCATTGAAGGCAAGAAGGCTGACCTGTCAAAAGAGTTGGTGCAGATTGCTAAGACCGAGCACTGGAAGAAGGTCAGCCGCACAGCGGCCATCATCGTCAATCTTGGGATGCGCTACGATACCATTGCCTCCGAAGAGATGATCGACCTCGTTGCTAAGGGTGCTATTGATCAGCATCCGAGCCTGCGAGGTCTGTATGCAGGCGCTTTTATCGGATTGTTCTCGGTCATTCAGACACGTGCGATCACTGGTCATAGCTACGAGAAGTATCTGCTAGGCGAAGAGGATTTGCCAGATAAGATCTCAGTTCCAACCCGGCCCGACGATCCAAACTGGACAGAAGATTACCTCGAATCGTTCGCACATCCTGAGGCCAAGTACTATGTCGACTTTGACTACCCTGGTTGGCTGGTGTGGAACAAGACCATGCCAGGTTTCCTACCGAATGCGCCCCAAGTAGTGTACGACGAGACCGAAAACGCCGTGCGCAAGAGGATTGCGGGACATTTGACACGATCGTGGTTCTCGAACTACTTTGCGTTCATGAAGCAGGAGCCCCGCGATGCCAGCGCCGACCGCTTCCGTATGTCTAGCGCAATGCTTCTGACACACGCATTCGATCTCATCTTCTGTGGCTTGACTGAAGCGACTTTCGATGACATCAAGGACCTCACCGAGGCTGTGTACAGTGATGGTAGCGATAAGCATCAGCATCGTGCAACCTCGGAGATCATGGCTGCTCTGCTCTCTTGTGCGCCAGATCTGAAGCCTGAGCAGCGAACAGAAGTCTGGGAATACGTCTTCCCGATCGTTCGTGGTATCTTCAAGGATGGTCTCACACCCGAAAACTCAGGGTACTGGACGACATTCTTGCACGTTGTCCTGCAGTCGAAGGACCCTCGACGAGGATGGCCTATGGTCGACTGGCTTGCTAGCTTCCGCCTCGATATGGACTCCAATGCAGCTTTCAAAGAGAGCTCTAAGGTCCACCTACTGACACAGATGATCAGCGACGCAGGCTGGCACTTCCGCTTGGAGAAGCCGATCTTGGAAGACTTCATGAAGCACCTTGATCATCCGTACAAGGGTGTGCGTGAAGCGATGGGACAGACTATCGCCACAATTTACCGCACACGTTACCACGAGTCTTACAAAGATGTCGGCACTCTGATCAAAGCACAGAAAGAAGCCTCGTCGATCGGTATTCGTCCTTACCAGCCCACGGACGAGTTCACCAACACAATAACCGACGTCTTCTCCCGTCTTGAGGTTTGGCGCCACCAACGCGAGCCAGGGCAACAAACGCCCTCCTCTTACACTTCTGGCGGCAAGACCGTTCTGCTTTGGCTCGACTCAACACTCTCCTCATACGAATGCACGCAACTCGTTAAGTTCTTCCCTGATGTCTTCATGGAACAGCTTCTCCACATGATGGATATCAAGGAAGACCCTGAGCTGCAGTCTCTTGCCTACCACGTCTTCCGCCACCTGCCGAACATCCCGCAACGCGAAGGCGAAGACTCTGACTTCATCGCCGCTCTTATCCGCATTGGCAAGACCGCAACGAGCTGGCATCAGCGTTTACGCATCTTGATCAATGTCCAGGTCATCTACTTCCGCCGCCTATTCCTCATGAGCACATCGCAACAGCAAGAACTGTTCGACTGCGTCTCGTCCATGCTCTCGGACGTACAGCTGGAGGTCCGCATGGGTGCCGCTGCAACCCTGTCTGGTATGATCCGCTGCAGTCCTCAGGCTTTCCGCGACAAGCAGGTTGAAACGCTGAAGAAACGCTTCACCACTCAGCTCACCAAGAACCCGCTccccaagaagaaggctatCCCTGGCACGCCGTCCGCAGACCAAAACAAACTGGTGCTGACTAGACATGCGGCAGTCCTAGGATTGGGCGCACTGACACAAGCATTCCCCTACCAGAGCCCGCCGCCGCAGTGGCTGCCGGATGTGCTGGCCACATTGGCGAGGAAGGCGAGCAGTGACCCCGGAATGGTAGGCAAGAGCGTCAAGAGCGTATTGGCGGATTTTAAGAAGACGAGGCAGGATACCTGGCATGTCGATGTCAAGGTAAGCAAAGCACTCCCACGCTTCCCGAGAAACACAACTAACATTTCGACAGGCGTTCGACCAAGAGCAACTAGAAGACCTCGAGGGCGTGCTATGGAAGAGCTACTTCGCCTAAATAGCGTATTGCATGCAACGCATTTGGATGAATCGATCTCGATCAAAGCAGGACGGGATGAAGGTGTGAACAGTACCACACACTACGGTATTACATGCAGTATACCAGCCCCAATGGATAAACGGGCGAATGCATTATGTCGGTAA